Genomic DNA from Candidatus Koribacter versatilis Ellin345:
TCGTCAGCACCTCGAGCGAGTGCAGGTGCATCACCAGCGCGCGCAGCGTCGCTTGCAAGTTCGACATCACCAACGCCGAACTAACGCCCTTGCCTTCGACGTCAGCAACAACGATCAACAGCGTTTGCGGACCCAGGTTTAGAAAGTCGTAGTAATCGCCGCCGACCTCGTAACACATGTGGTTGATCACGGCGATGTCGTATCCCGGCACCACCGGCGGCGCTTCCGGCAACAGGCTGCGCTGAATGTTTCTCGCCACCGCCAGGTCGCGTTCCATGCGCTGCTTCTCGAGTGCCTCGCGGTGCAGCCGTGCATTCTCCAGGGCCATAGCCATGTGGCCGGTCAGCTTGGTAAGGAACTCCTGGTCTTCGGGGGTGAACCGTCCGTGCGTGGATTGGTTCAGCAACTGCAGCACGCCGACGATCTCATTATTGTGGTGACGAATCGGCAGGCACAGCAGCGACTTCGTCGTGTACCCAGTCTTCTGGTCGAAGCTGCGATCGAAGAACGGCAGCGTGTACGCATCGGCCACGTTGATCACTTCGCCGGTCTCCGCCACACGGCCTGCCACGCCACGCCCGAATGGCACGCGCAGTTCCTGGTGCTCCAGTCCCGACGCCACAATCGACCACAACTCCTTGTGTGCCTTATCTACAAGGAACACGCTTCCCCGGTCGGCCTTCACCTCGGTGCGCGCGATCTTCATGATCAACTCGAGCAGCTCTGCAAGATCGAGCGTCGAGTTCAGCAGTCGCGTCGCTTCGAACAGCAACGACAGCTGCGTAATCGTCTTCTGGCTATCTTCGGACGCGAACATCTGGTGCAGCGCGATTGCGCTCGCATCGGCGAAGGTCTGCCACCAGCCCCTCTGTTCATCGCTTGGCGGATTTTGCGCCGCGTTCACCACTACGCCAAGGCACTGATTGCAATTCACCAGCGGATGCACCGAGACATACGCCAGCGTGCTCGTCGGCTCCTGGGCGGAAATCTGTTTGCGCTCCGTGAACGCCTGGCCAATCGGGTTCCCTTCCACCGACATCCGCAGCATGTTGTGCTCGGCCGCCGCTCCCGCCGCGCTCGCGAGGTTCAGGTTGTCGCTACCGTCATGCAGCCAAAGCTCGGAGCGTGCAGCCCCAAAGTTCGCCACCATCAGCGTGCTGATCTGCGAAATGAGGTCGTTCTGCGAACGCGGCGCAGTAATGTGAGTAATCGCGGTTGCGAATGCCTGGAGGAGGTCGTCCTGCTGTCCGCTGGGCACGGTGCCAGTAGCCGTCACGAAGAAACCTTTCGGGGACCGGGGGCGCGCGGCCAAGTGCGCTCACCGCTCCCGGAGCGAGTGCCGATAACTATATTGCGCGTACCGTGCGAAGTAAATAGAGGGAATGCGCCAAAGCCGCGTCTCTGGCTCGTTATAATGGCAGTTTCATGCCAAATTTCGCACCTGTAGAAGAACAACTCGCCTACCTGAAGAAGGGCTCTGCCGAAATCATCCGCGAGAGCGACCTCCGCGAACGCCTCGAAAAGTCGCGCCAAAGCGGCAAACCGCTGCGCGTGAAAGCCGGCTTCGACCCCACGGCCCCCGATCTCCACCTCGGCCATACCGTGCTGATGCGCAAGCTAAAGCACTTTCAGGACCTCGGCCACACCGTCATTTTCCTGATCGGCGACTTCACTAGCCTTATCGGAGACCCCACCGGCCGCATCGCGACCCGTCCGCCGCTCACCCGCGAGCAGATCGACCAGAACGCCGAAACCTACAAAGCCCAGGTCTTCAAGATTCTCGACGGCGCCAAGACCGAAGTCCGCTTCAACAGCGAATGGCTCGGCAAACTCGACTACGAAAAGCTCATCCGCCTCACCGCGAAGTTCACCGTCTCGCAGATGCTCGAGCGCGACGACTTCCATAAGCGCTACACAGACGAGAAGCCCATCGCCATGCACGAGTTCCTCTACCCCGTGGCGCAGGCCTACGACTCCGTTTGCCTCGAAGCCGACGTCGAACTCGGCGGCACCGACCAGAAATTCAACCTGCTCATGGGCCGCGAACTGCAGCGCCACTACAACCAGCCCAGCCAGATCGTCCTCACCATGCCGCTGCTCGAAGGCACCGACGGCGTGCAGAAGATGTCGAAGAGCTACGGCAACTACATCGGCATCACTGAAGCCCCGGAAGAAATGTTCGGCAAGGTCATGTCCATCAGCGACGCGTTGATGTGGCGCTACTACGAACTCCTCACCGATGTGAAGACCGAAGAGATCGAAGCGCTCAAAGCGAAAGTCGCAGCTGGCGAAGCCCACCCCATGAAGGTGAAGCAGGACCTCGGCAAAATCATCATTAGAGACTTCCACAACGCCGAAGCCGCCGAACACGCGGCAGAAAACTGGTCGAAGCAATTTCAGAAAAAAGAAGTGCCGGACGAGTTGGAAGAAGTCGCGCTCACCGCAGCCGACATCGGTCTCGACGGCGGCACCAGTGTCCGCCTCGACCGCGTTCTGGCAAAAGCAGGCCTGGCCGATTCCATGACGGACGCCGGCCGCAAAATCAAAGTCGGCGCTGTGAGAATAGACAGCGAAGTTGCCTCCGCCCCGCACCTGACCATCGCCGGCCTCCCTGCAAGTTGGGTAATTCGCGTAGGAAAACGCATGAAGCGCGTAACCGTGAGCTAGCAGACCAGGACTCGAGAATGACAAAGGGCGCGTTCATTTCATTCTTCGTCGCCGCGTCGATGATCCCGGCCACCCTCTTTTCGCAGTCACCCTCGAGCGAATACCAGGGCTCGCCGTATCACGACAGCCGCTATCAAGCGGGCGCCCAGAAGATTCCGGGAAAGGTGTTCTGTGCATACTATGACCTGGGCGGGGAGGGCGTCGCCTATCACGACACCGACCCACAGAACCACGGCAGCGGAGAACTGAATCCAGCCGATGGCTCCTACCTCAATGAATTTCGTATCCACGAGGGCGTGGATATCTCCTACACGAAATTCAATCGCAAGCCGAACCTGATCGACGACAATCCCTTCAACAAAGTCGTTCCGCCCGCGGACCTGCCTTACGTTGGCTGGACGGAGCCCAGCGAATGGTTCAACGTCACGGTTGAAGTCGCGCAGACCGGAACCTACGCGGCCGATTTCCTTTACACCTCGAACCGCGGCGGAACGATTTCGATCGACGTGAACGGAAAAGACGCGACCGGCCCGCTCGATATCACGACAACCAACGATCCCGCTGACCCGCTACCCTGGCGTCAGTGGCATCACTGGAATGTTGCTGGAGATCTGTTCAAGGTCACCTTGAGTAAAGGAAAGAACATTCTCACCGTGCACGTCCTGACGAACGGAAGTATGAATCTGGCGTACTTCGATTTCAAGCCAGTGAAGAAATAGCGCCAGACTGCACATTTCTGCTCACGCTTCCACGGAACTTCCGGTCTAAACTCATCGTCGCAGTACGCGAAAGGACTCGCGTGCAAATCGCGCCAATCTCGCGACTCTCCCTCCTCGCCGACTGCGGGCTGCTCCTCCTCGCACTGCATCTCCCCATTCACGCCCAGGAACAAGCCAATACGCCGAGAGATCTCGTTTACAGCGGCCCATGCAGACTCGGCGAAGCGCTGCCCGACACGCCGCGTTTTGAAGTGACCGGCGTCGTCCTGAATAACGTCACCGGATCGCCGATCGAAGGAGCTACCGTCAAGCTCAGTAGCGAATGCATATCCGACGAGCGCGCCCGCGCCACCACAACCGACGATGAAGGCAGGTTCACGTTCACCCACGTCCGCGGAATGGATGCCTACATCACGGCCACCTTCGGCGAGGCTTTCCCGGAGTGGAATGTTGGCCGCCGCGCCGACGACCCGCTGAATCGCTACACGATTGGCCCGCACACCGGAGTGATTACCCTGCGCCTTGCGCCACCCGCTTACATCACCGGTGTCGTGCGCGGCGCAGACGGCGCTCCGCTCTCTCCGGCGATGGTAACTCTGCGTTGTCTCCGCCCGTGGGGCGGCTGGCCGCAACACGAGGGCTGCAGTTCGTCCAACGTGAAACCCGACGGGTCGTATCGTCTCGGCCCGCTGCTGCCCGGTCGTTATGCGGTCGTTATCGAGCCCGAGGTGGAATTCGGAAAAGCTCCTGCCCCTGATGCCGATGGCGTAACCCGCAGCTATGTGCCGGTGCGCCAGCCTGCGCTTACCGACGACGAGAGTTGTCCCTATTTCGATCTGAAGGAAGGCGAGCAGAAGCGGCTCGACTTTAAGCTCAAGCGCGAAGTGTTGCACCACATCACGGGCGCGATCACCGGCAAGTCTTGGACGACCGTGAACGTCGTCGATCGCCTCGGCTCGCAATCTTATCCGGTGAAACTTCTGGCGCAGTGTTGCGAGTTTGAGGCATGGGCGCCAAACGGAAGCTTCCGGATAGTCGGCGACGGCAACCTCAAAGGCGAAGTCTCGATCAAGGTCCAGGACGGTGATCTTTCCGGCGTGGCGCTCCCCGCACACTCCGACGACCGCCTCACCATCCCCATCGAAGTCTCGAGTACTGCTCCGCCCAACGAGAACAGCGTTTGCCTGTTCGGCGAGACAGCTTGTGGCTTCTGGTACGCGAACTTCCTCCGCTTCAACCCGCAAGGTGAGTTTGACGTAGTGCTTCAATCCAGCATGAACGGCAGCACGTCCGACGGAGTACGACATGAGTCGGTCGAGGTTCCCTCCGGCAATTACGAGCTGATCGTTTCGACCACAGGCAACGTCTACGCCCAAACCATCTCATCGGGCGCGACAAATTTGTTGCGCGAGCGTCTCGCCGTGAATCCGGGCGACATACCCTCGCCCATTCGCATCGTGCTCGCCGAAGGCGAAATCGTCACCGGCACAACTCTGCGCAACGGCAAGCCGGCACGCGCGTTCGTGTATGCCGTTCCCAGCGAGAACGATGCTCGCGCTTTTCAGGGCGTCCCCAGCGACGAGCATGGGCAGTACAAGCTTGAGGGGCTCGCGCCTATCCAATACCACTTCTTCGCTTCCGACGTGGAACTGAACCTCGACCTTCACGATCCCGACGCAATGCGCCCCTGGCTGCAATCCTCCGAGACGCGCAGCCTTGCATCCGGGAGTACCACGTCGCTAGATCTACACGTGTTGACTCCTGCGAAGTAACCTTCCGCTCGTTAGAGATCTGCACCGTCTCTGATTTCCTCGAATTTTTTTGCACCCTCTGTCGAATTCCGCTCTGCTGGTTCGACCATAGAGTGAAGGCAGCACAACGAGGCCCCCTAAAGACAAATTCCAGGAGACGACAATGCCGCAATTTTTGGTTGCTGGTTACCTTCCCGACGACTTCGACCCGTCCCAAATGGACGAAGCGGCGGGCCTCAGAATCCACGAGCTCAACAAAGACATGATCGCTGCCGGCGTCAGAAAATTCGCTTGCGGACTCGGTCAAGCGAAGTCTCTGCGCTCACAGACCGATGGCGAAGTCCTCATCACCGACGGTCCATACCTTGAGACCAAGGAACACATCGGCGGTTTTTGGATTTTGGAATGCGCTGACATGGACGATGCCATGTCATGGGCGCGCAAAGCCGTCGCCGCCACTCGCGGCCAAGGCGAAGTGCGGGAGATTTTCTTCATGCCCGCTCCCGAAGAGAACTAAGCGATACGTTGTCCCACCAGGATGAAAGATATTTCATTCATGGACGAACGCGGATAATCGTCTTCCCCTTGCTCCGTTCGGTCGGGTTCAAGGTGGCGACCGCATCCTCGAGGCCGGCCACTTTGCCGATGATTGTCCGCAGCCGGCCATCCCGGACCCGCTGGACGAGCTCACTCAATTGGGCGCGATCGGATACGACGACGAAGTCGATCGTCAGGCCGCTAGAGGGCCGCGCCTCGGTCGGGCCGGCAATCGTCACCAGCGTTCCTCCGGCGCGAATCAGACCCGCAGACCGCTTTGCGATGTCGCCGCCGAGGACATCGAAAACCAGATCGACCGCGCCAACATCTTCCAGGGCGTCGTTATCGAGGTCGACGAACTCCTGTGCGCCGAAGTCGAGAGCCGTCTGACGGCGGGCAGCGCGTCCAGTGCCGATGACGTACGCACCGGCCTCACGTGCGAGCTGGCTCGCCATCGAACCGACTACGCCCGCCGCACCGTGCACGAGGACGCTTTGTCCCGCACGAAGGCGGCCGTGCTCGAACAGCCCCTGCCACGCGGTCAGACCAGACATCACAAGGGCCGCGCCCACGTTGAAGTCGACGTCGCCCGGCAGCGGTGCAAGGTTGTGTGCCTCCACGGCCACCTGTTCCGCCAGCGTGCCGTCGCGATACCAGTCGGTGAGGCCGAACACCCGCTGTCCAATCGACAACCCTGTCGTGCCATAGCCGAGAGCGGTGACCACTCCGGCCAATTCGTGTCCGGGGATGGAAGGACTCCGGTCACGGCCGGCGCGATCAGTCCAGGTCGAGGGCCAAGTCAGCTCATCCCCAGTGAATCCCGACGCGTGAACCTGAACAACTACATCGTTTATCGCCGCCTGCGGCGCGGGCCGCTCCTCCAGTTTCATCCCGGCAGTTCCCGCAGCCTGGTCCGTCACCACAATCGCCTTCATCGCTCACCACCCTGTCTCGATCTCAACTTCATGACATATTCTCCTTCCACGGTCAGGGCATATTGGAATGGAATAGCCGGAAGTCCCGCAATCATCGGGATGCCGGGTCATGGCAAAGCGATGCCACTCAAGACATTTTCGGATTACTTGTGATCAGGCGATTAATGAGATGGTCCGCCGCCGAGTACGATCTTTCGGCTCGGCAGATTCCAACAGGAGGATCATCTCATGCGTATCGTAGCGGTCGGTATCGATCTCGGTAAAACCGTGTTTCACCTGGTGGCGATGGGAGAGCGCAACCGCGTGCTGGTGCGGCGGAAGTTCTCGCGTCAACAGCTGTTGGCTTACACGGCCAACCTCGAGCCCACTTTGATCGGCACCGAAGCCTGTGCCGGCGCCCATTTTCTCGCGACAGCCCTATGTGCGCAGGGACACGACGTGCGCCTCATGGCAGCCCAGTTCGTGAAGCCTTACCGTAAGTCGAACAAGAGTGACTTTCTCGATGCCGAGACGATCGCCGACGCGGTGCAGAAGGAGAACATGCGCTTCGTGCCAGTCAAGACCGACGAGCAACTCGATCTGCAGGCTATGCACCGCGTGCGCACTCGCCTGGTGCAGCGGCGCACGGCACTGATCAACGAGATCCGCGGGTTCCTGCTGGAGCGCGGCATCATCTTTCCCGCGAAGCCGATTCACCTGCGCAAGCAACTTCCGGGTGTACTGGAAGACGCGACCCAGAACCTGACGCCGAGGCTGCGCTGGCTGCTCTCTGAACTTGCGGAGGAGTGGAAGGAGTTGGAAGCTAGGATCATCGCTATCAGCGACGCCATCGAGCGGATCAGCACCAGCGATCCGCTCTGCCAGCGCCTGCGCAAGATCCCCGGCTTCGGGCCGCTGGTCTCAACAGCAACCGTAGCTGCTATCGGCAACGGATCGTCATTCCGCAGGGGTCGCGACTTCGCGGCATGGCTCGGTGTTGTTCCCCGACAGTACTCCACGGGCGGCAAGACGGCGCTCTACGGCATGAGCAAACGCGGCAACCGTTATCTACGACAGCTGCTGATCCATGGCGCGCGTGCTGTCCTGATCCGGGTGAAGTACGACACCGCAGGGTTGGGGCAGTGGATCCACAAGCTGGCCGAGCGTGCACCGCGCAACAAGGTGATCGTCGCGATCGCCAACAAGCTGGCGCGTATCGCCTGGGCGGTACTCGCGAAGGGTGAGCCTTACCGCCATCAGCCCTTGGCGGCCGCAGTGTAGTTCGGCCGTGGAAAAGACGCTGCGCTTGGAAAGCAAAAAACGCTTTCCACTTTCCCACCGCCGCTGCGGCGGCTGGTGATCAACCAGTTCTACCAGGGTCTGCGGAGGGAGAAGAAGGACGAGAAAACAGTCAAACGGCGCGCCGGAAAACCTGTTGTTGATAACGGTCTCACTGACCGAGCGATTTATCAGGACCGGCGCGCGCGGATCATCATCGAGGCCCGGAGAATCGAATCTCCACATTGAGGCCGGATACATTTGCGCAGACTGTCATTCCGTCCATCACTCTACCTCTTGCAGTCCGGCGGCGGACCATACATTACCAACAGCGATCAGAATGCACGCCGGGTGCCCCACTTCTCGCGTGTGAAAATCGGAGGCTGTCACCGCGCCTATCGACAATCGTGTTGCCTCGGGACTGGTTGCCGTATTGCGATTTCTTGCCAATCAAGCGTGCACTGCCCGCCGATCTCAACTCGATTTCCCAACATCATTCCTCTAAGCACTCGTAATAAATCGAGGAGCCATCGCTCTCGACCGTGTTCTCCGCCAGTTTGCGGAAAGACGGCCAAACCTCTCTCGTGATTCTGACCCGATTGTTGCAGAGAATCTGTTCGTGATCGGCACACACCAGGCGGTGCTCGCGGTTCGGAGCCTTGTCATTCAAGTCGAAGCAGATCGCATCGAAGCTCCCCGTGTCAGGCCGTCCGACTTGGAACAGTCCAGCCGGAACGAGTAACTCACTCAAGCTTCCGTTCGCCCTTGACGTAGCTCCGAAGAACTCGCTCGCCTCAACCGCAGGCCCCCACGCAAAGAGCGTGATTCCGCCAACGTCAAAGGCGGGAAAAGAATAATGCGAAAGGAAGTGCTCAAAGGACTGCGGCATCCTTTTCGACAGCTGCTGTTCTAGCCGTGCGAACAGTTCGAGATTGTCCTGTGCTTGGACCGGAACGCCATGGTCCACGAGTTTGCTGACAAACGTCTCGACCAAATCGTCTGGGTTCATGCTAGTTCGGCTCGCGGTTTCCGAAACACTCGCAGCACCGCTGACGCGACAGTCGTCCACGCGCCAGCCCACAATACGATGATCAGTGCGTATTGCACTACCCCCGAAACTGTAAGAGCAGCGTCATGGAAATCTTGGCGGACGATTCCACCGGTGTAGGTCGCAGTCCATCCAAACAGAGCGGCAAGCAGTGCTCCAAAAGCGGACGACACGCGGCTGATCGTGTTTCGACTGCTCGACCACCCGATTTCATTGATGAGCCACCATCCTAAGGTGCCAAAGATCGCGAACACGAGGAACAGCGCAAGGTCGCTCTCAAATCGCGAGATTGCAATTGAGCACAAAGGGTCAAGGGAAACCAGTCGGTACCAAGTGCCTCCGGGCCTGGCGGCCGATGACAAACCCGTCACGATGCACAGGAGCAAGTGAGTACCGGGCAACAAGATTCTGATCGCTCTTGAGTTGAAGGCCATTCAGGACAACCGCGACTGGAAGCATAACCTCTGCTAACGGCCCTCACCACAAGGCATCGTGCCACACCGGCATTACTTGCGATATGGCGATTAATGAGATGGTCCGCCGCCGAGTACGATCTTTCGGCTCGGCAGATTCCAACAGGAGGATCATCTCATGCGTATCGTAGCGGTCGGTATCGATCTCGGTAAAACCGTGTTTCACCTGGTGGCGATGGGAGAGCGCAACCGCGTGCTGGTGCGGCGGAAGTTCTCGCGTCAACAGCTGTTGGCTTACACGGCCAACCTCGAGCCCACTTTGATCGGCACCGAAGCCTGTGCCGGCGCCCATTTTCTCGCGACAGCCCTATGTGCGCAGGGACACGACGTGCGCCTCATGGCAGCCCAGTTCGTGAAGCCTTACCGTAAGTCGAACAAGAGTGACTTTCTCGATGCCGAGACGATCGCCGACGCGGTGCAGAAGGAGAACATGCGCTTCGTGCCAGTCAAGACCGACGAGCAACTCGATCTGCAGGCTATGCACCGCGTGCGCACTCGCCTGGTGCAGCGGCGCACGGCACTGATCAACGAGATCCGCGGGTTCCTGCTGGAGCGCGGCATCATCTTTCCCGCGAAGCCGATTCACCTGCGCAAGCAACTTCCGGGTGTACTGGAAGACGCGACCCAGAACCTGACGCCGAGGCTGCGCTGGCTGCTCTCTGAACTTGCGGAGGAGTGGAAGGAGTTGGAAGCTAGGATCATCGCTATCAGCGACGCCATCGAGCGGATCAGCACCAGCGATCCACTCTGCCAGCGTCTGCGCCAGATCCCAGGCTTCGGGCCGCTGGTTTCGACAGCAACCGTGGCCGCTATCGGCAACGGGTCGTCGTTCCGCAAGGGTCGCGACTTCGCGGCGTGGCTCGGTGTTGTTCCCCGACAGTACTCCACGGGTGGCAAGACGGCGCTCTACGGCATGAGCAAACGCGGCAACCGTTATCTACGACAGCTGCTGATCCATGGCGCGCGTGCTGTCCTGATCCGGGTGAAGTACGACACCGCAGGGTTGGGGCAGTGGATCCACAAGCTGGCCGAGCGTGCACCGCGCAACAAGGTGATCGTCGCGATCGCCAACAAGCTGGCGCGTATCGCCTGGGCGGTACTCGCGAAGGGTGAGCCTTACCGCCATCAGCCCTTGGCGGCCGCAGCGTAGTTCGGCCGTGGAAAAGACGCTGCGCTTGGAAAGCAAACACCGCTTTCCACTTTCCCACCGCCGCTGCGGCGGCTGGTGATCAACCAGTTCTACCAGGGTCTGCGGAGGAAGAAGAAGGACGAGAAAACAGTCAAACGGCGCGCCGGAAAACCTGTTGTTGATAACGGTCTCACTGACCGAGCGATTTATCAGGACCGGCGCGCGCGGATCATCATCGAGGCCCGGAGAATCGAATCTCCACATTGAGGCCGGATACATTTGCGCAGACTGTCATTCCGTCCATCACTCTACCTCTTGCAGTCCGGCGGCGGACCATACATTATCGCCAGCTATTTGGAATTGCTCTTCTGAACCCACTCTCGTGTTCCAGTGATAGTGTCAATCTCCTTCGCCAAAGAAAGCACCCGTCCGGGGCGGTTGCAGCCTTCCAAGACCTCATGCAGTCGCGCTCCTATCGTTACCGAGATGCGCACTTCTGGATAGTCCACGCAAACGTTGCGCTCTTCGGGCCAATCGAAGAAGTTTTCTGCTTTAAGCCTCATCATCAGCTTTTTGACAACCTGCGCCGAAACCGTTTTCTCACGCTCGCCCTCCGCGACCACGTAGTATTTCCCTTCGTAACGAACGCGTCCGACACCGTCGATCGTAACGACGTATCCGGGGCAAGCTCCCACGCACCCTGTACGTTCGAGTTTCACGAGGAAATCGCCGGTCGGCGCGGTGTCTTGCCCCCACACAGAACCGAGGCATAAAAGAGCGAGAAGAAAGGCAGAACAGACAAACTGTCTTTGCATAGTGATTAGAATCAATAAATCTGGACTGGCAAAGATCGTTGGCGATAACAGCTCTTACCATTACCTATTTCGCCACTTCTCGAAAATCGCGAGAAGTGGGCGATCTGGCCGTGTTGAAATCGTAAGAGAACGAAGCTTAAAAGAAAAGATGGGAGTTGTCGCCTTATGCGCAACAAGAGTTTGATACTAGCGGTTCTTCTCCTTTCACTCGTTCCCTGCGTGTGGCCCCAGGCCACGAAAGCGCCGTTCCTCTCGCGCCATGCGAGTATCGCTGCCGGCAGCCACGGCGTGGTTGTTTCCGGCAAGCCTGCCGCCACAGCCGCCGGCATCAAGATTCTGCAGCAAGGCGGAAACGCCGCCGACGCTGGTGCCGCTACTCTGCTGGCGCTGTCTGTCACCTCAGTAGGTGCGTTCTGCGTGGGAGGAGAAATCCCCATCCTGGTTTATAGCGCGGATCAAAAAAGCGTGAAGCTGCTGGAGGGACAAGGCGAGGCCCCACGCGATCCCAAAGCGATCGCATGGTACATGAAGCATGGAATCCCGGACGGTGATGTCAAAGCCGCCGCTGTACCTGGCACCATCGATGCGATCGTCACCCTGCTGAAGCTCTACGGAACAAAAAGCTTCGAGGAGGTCGTACAGCCGACGCTGGCCATTCTGGATGCCGGCGGTCCTACTTGGTATATCGATACCGGCAGCGGCGAGCGGATCGAAACGGGCGTGCACTGGCAGGCTGACCTGGCCGTGACTTATCGCAAATTGGTGGACTCGGAAAAGGCCGCGAAAGGTACGCGGCAGCAGAAATTGCAGGCAGTCTCGGATCGCTTCTATCGCGGCGATATCGCTGACGCCCTGGAAGCCTGGTATATCGAAAAGGGCGGATTCCTGCGCAAGCAGGATTTGGCCGCGCACAAGACTCCGGTCGTGGATCCGCTCAAAACCACATATCGCGGCTACGAGGTATATAAGGCTGGTCCTCTGACGCAGGGTCCATATCTCTCCCAGACACTGCGGCTGTTGGAAGGTTTCGACCTGAAGAAGATGGGCTTCAATTCGGCGGATTACATCCACACGGTGATTGAAGCGGAGAAGCTGGCGCTGGCCGACCGCGATGAGTATTACGGCGATCCGAACTACGCGAAAGTGCCGATGCAATTGTTGCTCTCAGATCAGTACACCAATATGCGACGCGAGCTGATCGATCCGAAGCGGGCATCTCTCGAGCTCCGGCCCGGCGATCCTTACAATATGAAAGCGACCAGGCCGCCCACGATCACCGGTCCATGGCATGGAGGAACCACGGTGATGTGTGTAACAGACAAATTTGGCAACGTCATCGCGGCGACTCCGA
This window encodes:
- a CDS encoding carboxypeptidase-like regulatory domain-containing protein, with product MQIAPISRLSLLADCGLLLLALHLPIHAQEQANTPRDLVYSGPCRLGEALPDTPRFEVTGVVLNNVTGSPIEGATVKLSSECISDERARATTTDDEGRFTFTHVRGMDAYITATFGEAFPEWNVGRRADDPLNRYTIGPHTGVITLRLAPPAYITGVVRGADGAPLSPAMVTLRCLRPWGGWPQHEGCSSSNVKPDGSYRLGPLLPGRYAVVIEPEVEFGKAPAPDADGVTRSYVPVRQPALTDDESCPYFDLKEGEQKRLDFKLKREVLHHITGAITGKSWTTVNVVDRLGSQSYPVKLLAQCCEFEAWAPNGSFRIVGDGNLKGEVSIKVQDGDLSGVALPAHSDDRLTIPIEVSSTAPPNENSVCLFGETACGFWYANFLRFNPQGEFDVVLQSSMNGSTSDGVRHESVEVPSGNYELIVSTTGNVYAQTISSGATNLLRERLAVNPGDIPSPIRIVLAEGEIVTGTTLRNGKPARAFVYAVPSENDARAFQGVPSDEHGQYKLEGLAPIQYHFFASDVELNLDLHDPDAMRPWLQSSETRSLASGSTTSLDLHVLTPAK
- a CDS encoding NADP-dependent oxidoreductase produces the protein MKAIVVTDQAAGTAGMKLEERPAPQAAINDVVVQVHASGFTGDELTWPSTWTDRAGRDRSPSIPGHELAGVVTALGYGTTGLSIGQRVFGLTDWYRDGTLAEQVAVEAHNLAPLPGDVDFNVGAALVMSGLTAWQGLFEHGRLRAGQSVLVHGAAGVVGSMASQLAREAGAYVIGTGRAARRQTALDFGAQEFVDLDNDALEDVGAVDLVFDVLGGDIAKRSAGLIRAGGTLVTIAGPTEARPSSGLTIDFVVVSDRAQLSELVQRVRDGRLRTIIGKVAGLEDAVATLNPTERSKGKTIIRVRP
- a CDS encoding IS110 family transposase, with amino-acid sequence MRIVAVGIDLGKTVFHLVAMGERNRVLVRRKFSRQQLLAYTANLEPTLIGTEACAGAHFLATALCAQGHDVRLMAAQFVKPYRKSNKSDFLDAETIADAVQKENMRFVPVKTDEQLDLQAMHRVRTRLVQRRTALINEIRGFLLERGIIFPAKPIHLRKQLPGVLEDATQNLTPRLRWLLSELAEEWKELEARIIAISDAIERISTSDPLCQRLRQIPGFGPLVSTATVAAIGNGSSFRKGRDFAAWLGVVPRQYSTGGKTALYGMSKRGNRYLRQLLIHGARAVLIRVKYDTAGLGQWIHKLAERAPRNKVIVAIANKLARIAWAVLAKGEPYRHQPLAAAA
- a CDS encoding YciI family protein, with amino-acid sequence MPQFLVAGYLPDDFDPSQMDEAAGLRIHELNKDMIAAGVRKFACGLGQAKSLRSQTDGEVLITDGPYLETKEHIGGFWILECADMDDAMSWARKAVAATRGQGEVREIFFMPAPEEN
- a CDS encoding DUF6438 domain-containing protein, with amino-acid sequence MKLERTGCVGACPGYVVTIDGVGRVRYEGKYYVVAEGEREKTVSAQVVKKLMMRLKAENFFDWPEERNVCVDYPEVRISVTIGARLHEVLEGCNRPGRVLSLAKEIDTITGTREWVQKSNSK
- the tyrS gene encoding tyrosine--tRNA ligase; the encoded protein is MPNFAPVEEQLAYLKKGSAEIIRESDLRERLEKSRQSGKPLRVKAGFDPTAPDLHLGHTVLMRKLKHFQDLGHTVIFLIGDFTSLIGDPTGRIATRPPLTREQIDQNAETYKAQVFKILDGAKTEVRFNSEWLGKLDYEKLIRLTAKFTVSQMLERDDFHKRYTDEKPIAMHEFLYPVAQAYDSVCLEADVELGGTDQKFNLLMGRELQRHYNQPSQIVLTMPLLEGTDGVQKMSKSYGNYIGITEAPEEMFGKVMSISDALMWRYYELLTDVKTEEIEALKAKVAAGEAHPMKVKQDLGKIIIRDFHNAEAAEHAAENWSKQFQKKEVPDELEEVALTAADIGLDGGTSVRLDRVLAKAGLADSMTDAGRKIKVGAVRIDSEVASAPHLTIAGLPASWVIRVGKRMKRVTVS
- a CDS encoding PP2C family protein-serine/threonine phosphatase, translated to MTATGTVPSGQQDDLLQAFATAITHITAPRSQNDLISQISTLMVANFGAARSELWLHDGSDNLNLASAAGAAAEHNMLRMSVEGNPIGQAFTERKQISAQEPTSTLAYVSVHPLVNCNQCLGVVVNAAQNPPSDEQRGWWQTFADASAIALHQMFASEDSQKTITQLSLLFEATRLLNSTLDLAELLELIMKIARTEVKADRGSVFLVDKAHKELWSIVASGLEHQELRVPFGRGVAGRVAETGEVINVADAYTLPFFDRSFDQKTGYTTKSLLCLPIRHHNNEIVGVLQLLNQSTHGRFTPEDQEFLTKLTGHMAMALENARLHREALEKQRMERDLAVARNIQRSLLPEAPPVVPGYDIAVINHMCYEVGGDYYDFLNLGPQTLLIVVADVEGKGVSSALVMSNLQATLRALVMHLHSLEVLTISLNEMIFNDTKSEKFLSIFLGLVDIRRGGLHYINAGHVPPILVKGATGEFKTLEDGGTVIGLFPDAEYNRGSAKLEPGDILVCCTDGIEEASNTEDEEYGTERLAEAVARHRSKHAKEIVEAVLEEVTAFSVGGKNIDDKVLMVMKVTTDGKFDQANAAGEKQLVKEPVLPRHR
- a CDS encoding IS110 family transposase — encoded protein: MRIVAVGIDLGKTVFHLVAMGERNRVLVRRKFSRQQLLAYTANLEPTLIGTEACAGAHFLATALCAQGHDVRLMAAQFVKPYRKSNKSDFLDAETIADAVQKENMRFVPVKTDEQLDLQAMHRVRTRLVQRRTALINEIRGFLLERGIIFPAKPIHLRKQLPGVLEDATQNLTPRLRWLLSELAEEWKELEARIIAISDAIERISTSDPLCQRLRKIPGFGPLVSTATVAAIGNGSSFRRGRDFAAWLGVVPRQYSTGGKTALYGMSKRGNRYLRQLLIHGARAVLIRVKYDTAGLGQWIHKLAERAPRNKVIVAIANKLARIAWAVLAKGEPYRHQPLAAAV